From Nicotiana tabacum cultivar K326 chromosome 15, ASM71507v2, whole genome shotgun sequence, the proteins below share one genomic window:
- the LOC107784283 gene encoding clathrin interactor EPSIN 3, translating into MKKAFDQTVRDIKREVNKKVLKVPSIEQKVLDATSNEPWGPHGSLLADIAQATRNYHEYQMIMSVIWKRINDTGKNWRHVYKGLTVLEYLVAHGSERVIDDIREHAYQISTLSDFQYIDSSGRDQGSNVRKKSQSLVVLVNDKERIQEVRQKAAANRDKFRNTSTGGMYRPGSYSGSGGYGDRFDEDRYGGRDEERNGYGREREYYKDDDKYGRYGDSNSRDGDLYGRDYDERSRDGYKDDDYRGRSRSTDDFNYGSRSRSSDRYRDRGNDDDGQYSSRPLERRFSEQNLSAPPSYEEAVGASRSPTHSERDVETSSASAPKSSSPHASASPSPANMPSPAAATAPPSAPAAATAPPPAPAAATAPPPENKVVESFDEFDPRASFSAAPAPSNGPVSTTSAGEMDLLGALSEPFSSNSLALVPAASSASEVNPSGSTGTETMFGEASSGSTISNQMFEDPFGDGPFKAMTSNSMQTHLQNSTSFHPNSNQSPELPQSVPQGAELSRATYSQVTPTNMQYAQQELSTSNQEIDILADILPPSGPPPPSDHAIPSVQPATQAGFESHGAATTHHTGYLALPGPAAPPTSFAAQPGQQSPHTSFPSQGQTMSPVGFSGQVNNSPPFGGFPAQPGQASQTGFGPQGGQPASLAGFHSATGFYPQSGFGGPGGSSMQNNANAGGYNTGLGSTGPFGPQMGHTSAGQPYLSQPTAASHMPSQMPLQYSQTQTSNALVLTQTTPASTAPISSTQPAKDKFETKSTVWADTLSRGLVNLNISGSKTNPLADIGVDFDAINRKEKRMEKPSTAPVISTINMGKAMGSGSGVGRAGAGALRPPPSHPMVGSGMGMGMGMGAGGPAGGPGMGAYGGVNQPYGMGMNRPMNMGMGMNMGQGVQMQQPTGFPPGASMPGGYNPRMGMGPYGQHPYGGGYQ; encoded by the exons GTTCTAGATGCGACTAGCAATGAGCCCTGGGGTCCTCATGGATCACTTCTTGCAGATATTGCTCAGGCTACACGGAACTA TCATGAGTACCAAATGATTATGTCTGTGATCTGGAAGCGTATCAATGATACTGGAAAAAATTGGCGGCATGTTTACAAG GGTTTAACTGTTTTGGAATATTTGGTAGCCCATGGGTCTGAACGTGTCATTGATGACATACGGGAACATGCTTACCAAATATCT ACACTGTCCGATTTTCAATATATCGACTCCAGTGGGAGAGATCAAGGAAGCAATGTCAGAAAGAAATCTCAGAGCCTTGTGGTTCTTGTTAATGACAAGGAGAGAATTCAGGAAGTTCGCCAAAAGGCAGCTGCTAATAGGGACAA ATTCCGCAACACGTCAACGGGTGGTATGTATCGCCCTGGTTCATATTCAGGTTCAGGAGGGTATGGTGACAGATTTGATGAAGATCGTTATGGAGGCAGAGATGAAGAAAGAAATGGTTATGGGAGGGAAAGGGAATACTACAAAGATGATGACAAATATGGCAGATATGGAGACTCAAACAGCCGTGATGGGGATCTCTATGGTAGAGATTATGATGAGCGCAGCCGAGATGGATACAAGGATGATGATTATCGTGGAAGAAGTCGGAGCACAGATGATTTTAATTATGGATCAAGAAGTAGAAGTTCTGACAGGTACAGGGATCGTGGCAATGATGACGATGGTCAATATTCTTCTAG GCCGCTTGAAAGGAGGTTTTCTGAACAAAACCTTAGTGCACCTCCTAGTTATGAGGAAGCTGTTGGAGCTTCACGTAGCCCAACACATAGTGAAAG GGATGTAGAAACTTCTTCAGCATCTGCTCCCAAATCTTCTTCTCCTCATGCAAGTGCCAGTCCTAGCCCAGCTAATATGCCTTCTCCGGCAGCAGCTACTGCTCCACCTTCAGCTCCAGCAGCAGCTACTGCTCCACCACCAGCTCCAGCAGCAGCTACTGCTCCACCACCAGAAAACAAGGTTGTTGAGAGTTTTGATGAATTTGATCCCCGTGCATCTTTTTCAG CGGCCCCAGCTCCATCAAATGGTCCTGTGTCAACTACTTCTGCTGGCGAAATGGATTTACTTGGCGCCTTGTCTGAGCCGTTTTCCTCCAACTCATTAGCCCTTGTACCTGCAGCTTCGAGTGCCTCTGAGGTTAATCCTTCTGGGAGCACTGGCACTGAGACCATGTTTGGGGAAGCATCATCAGGATCTACCATCTCTAACCAG ATGTTTGAGGATCCTTTTGGTGATGGTCCTTTCAAGGCTATGACCTCGAATAGCATGCAAACTCATCTGCAGAACTCTACATCTTTCCATCCTAATTCAAATCAAAGCCCTGAGCTTCCTCAATCGGTCCCTCAGGGTGCTGAGCTCTCAAGGGCAACATATAGTCAGGTTACTCCAACTAATATGCAATATGCTCAGCAGGAGCTGTCCACCTCCAACCAGGAGATCGATATATTGGCTGACATTCTCCCACCATCTGGTCCTCCACCTCCTAGTGATCATGCAATCCCAAGTGTCCAACCTGCCACACAGGCAGGATTTGAATCTCATGGTGCGGCAACTACACATCATACAGGTTATCTGGCACTTCCGGGCCCAGCTGCTCCTCCCACAAGTTTTGCAGCTCAACCTGGCCAACAGTCACCACATACCAGTTTTCCAAGTCAAGGACAAACCATGTCTCCAGTGGGCTTTTCTGGTCAAGTGAACAATTCTCCGCCTTTTGGAGGTTTTCCTGCTCAACCCGGTCAAGCATCACAGACTGGATTTGGACCCCAAGGTGGTCAACCTGCATCTCTTGCTGGTTTCCACTCTGCAACAGGTTTCTATCCACAATCTGGTTTCGGGGGTCCTGGTGGCTCCTCTATGCAGAACAATGCAAATGCTGGAGGTTACAACACAGGATTAGGATCTACAGGTCCATTTGGTCCCCAAATGGGTCATACATCTGCTGGACAACCATACCTTTCACAGCCAACTGCTGCATCCCACATGCCTTCACAAATGCCTCTTCAATATTCACAAACTCAAACAAGTAATGCCCTAGTGCTAACACAAACTACTCCAGCTTCAACAGCTCCCATCAGCAGCACCCAACCAGCCAAAGACAAATTCGAGACGAAGTCTACTGTTTGGGCAGATACATTGAGCCGTGGACTGGTCAATTTGAACATTTCTGGAT CTAAAACAAATCCATTAGCTGATATTGGGGTTGATTTTGATGCTATTAATCGCAAGGAGAAAAGGATGGAGAAACCCAGTACAGCCCCCGTGATATCAACTATTAACATGGGCAAAGCAATGGGTTCAGGTTCCGGAGTTGGTCGTGCTGGTGCTGGTGCACTAAGGCCTCCTCCATCGCACCCAATGGTAGGTTCAGGTATGGGCATGGGCATGGGTATGGGTGCTGGTGGCCCTGCAGGGGGACCTGGCATGGGAGCATATGGAGGAGTAAACCAGCCTTATGGCATGGGGATGAATAGACCTATGAACATGGGCATGGGAATGAACATGGGTCAAGGAGTTCAGATGCAACAGCCTACCGGATTTCCTCCTGGAGCTTCTATGCCAGGAGGTTACAATCCCCGGATGGGCATGGGTCCCTATGGCCAACACCCATATGGAGGAGGATACCAATAA
- the LOC107784282 gene encoding chitinase-like protein 2, with the protein MVALKMKVLGFMLIMLTIFAFAKGDENESSKPPTIVKIVKGKKMCVKDWECNKLSRFCCNLTISDYFETYQFENLFAKRNSPVAHAVGFWDYKSFITASALYQPLGFGTTGGKQMQMKEIAAFLGHVGSKTSCGYGVATGGPFAWGLCYNKEMSPSRDYCDDFFKLTYPCSPGVQYYGRGALPIYWNYNYGTIGEALKIDLLNHPEYIEQNATLAFQAAIWQWMNPVKKGQPSAHDAFVGNWKPTKNDTLSKRVPGFGTTMNILYGDNVCNQGDVDSMNNIISHYLYYLDLMGVGREEAGPHDILTCAEQKPFNPSSSSTASS; encoded by the exons ATGGTAGCTTTAAAGATGAAAGTATTGGGATTTATGCTAATAATGCTTACAATTTTTGCATTTGCAAAAGGGGATGAAAACGAATCATCTAAGCCACCAACAATAGTAAAAATAGTGAAGGGTAAAAAAATGTGTGTTAAAGATTGGGAGTGTAATAAGTTATCAAGATTTTGTTGTAATTTGACAATTTCAGATTATTTTGAGACTTACCAATTTGAGAATTTGTTTGCTAAGAGGAATTCACCTGTAGCTCATGCTGTTGGTTTTTGGGATTATAAATCTTTTATTACTGCTTCAGCTCTTTATCAGCCTCTTGGATTTGGTACTACTGGTGGTAAGCAAATGCAGATGAAAGAAATTGCTGCTTTTCTTGGCCATGTTGGTAGTAAAACTTCTT GTGGTTATGGAGTCGCCACCGGCGGACCATTCGCTTGGGGGCTGTGCTATAACAAGGAAATGAGTCCTAGCCGAGATTATTGTGATGATTTCTTCAAATTAACCTACCCGTGCTCTCCTGGAGTTCAATATTATGGTCGTGGTGCCCTGCCTATATACTG GAACTACAACTACGGAACTATAGGAGAAGCATTAAAGATAGATCTGTTGAATCATCCCGAATACATTGAACAAAACGCAACCTTGGCGTTCCAGGCTGCGATTTGGCAGTGGATGAATCCAGTTAAAAAGGGTCAGCCGTCAGCACATGATGCCTTTGTTGGCAATTGGAAGCCTACAAAGAATGATACTTTGTCTAAACGAGTTCCCGGTTTTGGCACCACCATGAACATCCTATACGGTGACAATGTCTGTAACCAAGGTGATGTCGACTCCATGAACAACATCATATCCCACTACCTCTATTACCTCGACTTGATGGGTGTTGGTCGGGAGGAAGCAGGGCCTCATGACATACTCACCTGCGCggaacaaaaacctttcaatccATCTTCCTCCTCAACTGCTTCTTCTTGA